One region of Sylvia atricapilla isolate bSylAtr1 chromosome Z, bSylAtr1.pri, whole genome shotgun sequence genomic DNA includes:
- the PDZD11 gene encoding PDZ domain-containing protein 11 isoform X1 gives MEGRVPYDDFPVVFLPPYESPPAWVPPHERVYHPDYNNELTQFLPRTIVLKKPPGAQLGFNIRGGKASQLGIFISKVIPDSDAHRAGLQEGDQVLSVNDVDFQDIEHSKAVEILKTAREITMRVRYFPYNYQRQKERTVH, from the exons ATGGAGGGCCGGGTGCCCTACGACGACTTCCCGGTGGTTTTCCTGCCGCCCTACGAGAGCCCGCCCGCTTGGGTCCCGCCGCACGAG CGCGTGTATCACCCCGACTACAACAACGAGCTCACGCAGTTCCTGCCCCGCACCATCGTCCTCAAGAAGCCGCCCGGGGCGCAG CTGGGCTTCAACATCCGGGGAGGAAAAGCTTCACAGTTGGGAATCTTCATCTCCAAG GTGATTCCAGACTCGGATGctcacagggctgggctgcaggagggggacCAGGTGCTCTCAGTGAACGATGTGGATTTCCAGGACATTGAGCACAGCAAG gcAGTGGAAATCTTGAAGACGGCACGGGAGATAACAATGCGTGTCCGGTACTTCCCCTACA ATTACCAGCGGCAGAAGGAACGGACAGTTCACTAA
- the PDZD11 gene encoding PDZ domain-containing protein 11 isoform X2, which produces MEGRVPYDDFPVVFLPPYESPPAWVPPHERVYHPDYNNELTQFLPRTIVLKKPPGAQVIPDSDAHRAGLQEGDQVLSVNDVDFQDIEHSKAVEILKTAREITMRVRYFPYNYQRQKERTVH; this is translated from the exons ATGGAGGGCCGGGTGCCCTACGACGACTTCCCGGTGGTTTTCCTGCCGCCCTACGAGAGCCCGCCCGCTTGGGTCCCGCCGCACGAG CGCGTGTATCACCCCGACTACAACAACGAGCTCACGCAGTTCCTGCCCCGCACCATCGTCCTCAAGAAGCCGCCCGGGGCGCAG GTGATTCCAGACTCGGATGctcacagggctgggctgcaggagggggacCAGGTGCTCTCAGTGAACGATGTGGATTTCCAGGACATTGAGCACAGCAAG gcAGTGGAAATCTTGAAGACGGCACGGGAGATAACAATGCGTGTCCGGTACTTCCCCTACA ATTACCAGCGGCAGAAGGAACGGACAGTTCACTAA
- the PDZD11 gene encoding PDZ domain-containing protein 11 isoform X3 codes for MEGRVPYDDFPVVFLPPYESPPAWVPPHELGFNIRGGKASQLGIFISKVIPDSDAHRAGLQEGDQVLSVNDVDFQDIEHSKAVEILKTAREITMRVRYFPYNYQRQKERTVH; via the exons ATGGAGGGCCGGGTGCCCTACGACGACTTCCCGGTGGTTTTCCTGCCGCCCTACGAGAGCCCGCCCGCTTGGGTCCCGCCGCACGAG CTGGGCTTCAACATCCGGGGAGGAAAAGCTTCACAGTTGGGAATCTTCATCTCCAAG GTGATTCCAGACTCGGATGctcacagggctgggctgcaggagggggacCAGGTGCTCTCAGTGAACGATGTGGATTTCCAGGACATTGAGCACAGCAAG gcAGTGGAAATCTTGAAGACGGCACGGGAGATAACAATGCGTGTCCGGTACTTCCCCTACA ATTACCAGCGGCAGAAGGAACGGACAGTTCACTAA